The following proteins come from a genomic window of Phnomibacter ginsenosidimutans:
- a CDS encoding SDR family oxidoreductase produces MESLKGKNVLIVGATGGIGAQTARLMQGSGAQLFLAGRNAAKLHAVGQQLQVPAQRLFTVDVTSEESVAALAAGVQAQIPAVDVLVILSGIGIIKPMESLSAQEFQLTLQTNLFGPFLLLKHFLPAMKEQKKGLIINIPGVLGKVPMAGAAAYSASKYGLTGMLQSIREELKRTEIRITNIFMGGVDSAFWDNIDLRVQRDKMIREEEAAKAIWFLAQQPASGVVSEMVLQPFNHQAI; encoded by the coding sequence ATGGAAAGTTTGAAAGGTAAAAATGTGTTGATTGTGGGTGCAACGGGTGGCATTGGTGCACAAACAGCCCGGCTGATGCAGGGGAGTGGTGCACAGCTTTTTTTGGCTGGCCGCAATGCTGCAAAACTTCATGCCGTGGGCCAGCAGTTGCAAGTGCCTGCACAGCGTTTGTTTACCGTAGATGTCACCAGTGAAGAAAGCGTAGCCGCATTGGCAGCCGGCGTACAAGCACAAATACCTGCTGTGGATGTGTTGGTGATTCTCTCCGGCATTGGCATCATCAAACCTATGGAAAGCCTTTCGGCACAAGAGTTTCAGCTGACGCTACAAACGAATTTGTTTGGGCCCTTTTTGTTGCTCAAGCATTTTTTACCTGCCATGAAAGAACAGAAAAAAGGACTCATTATTAACATCCCCGGCGTACTCGGCAAAGTCCCGATGGCAGGTGCTGCGGCCTACAGCGCCAGTAAATATGGCCTCACAGGCATGCTGCAAAGCATTCGGGAAGAATTGAAGCGGACAGAGATTCGCATCACCAATATTTTCATGGGTGGCGTCGATTCTGCATTCTGGGATAACATCGACCTACGGGTGCAGCGGGACAAGATGATTCGGGAAGAAGAAGCAGCGAAGGCGATTTGGTTTTTGGCACAGCAGCCTGCCAGTGGCGTGGTGAGTGAAATGGTGTTGCAGCCGTTTAATCATCAGGCCATCTAA